Within Pseudomonadota bacterium, the genomic segment CGATGCAACCCTCGCAATAGACCGAGAAGGCAGGATTATCACATGGAATAAGGCGATTGAAGAAATGACCGGTTTTCCTGCTGAGACGATGCTCGGCAAGGGTGACTATGAATATGCCATTCCCTTTTATGGGACGCGGCGGCCTATCCTGATTAATTTTGTTACTACCTGGGATCAGAATATTGAAAAACAATATGCCTTTATCAAAAAGGAAGGCGATACACTCTTCACGGAAACGAATGTGCCATGTGTGCGCGGACTGAACAGAATCCTCTGGGCAAAGGCCGGCCCTCTTTACGACACCCATGGGAATGTTGTTGGGGCGATTGAATCCATCCGTGATATCACCGAGCGTAAGCAGGCCGAAGAAGCACTCTTCAATGAGAAGGAAAAACTGCTCATCCTTTCGGAAAATGCCCCTTTCGGGATGGCTTTAATCGATAAAAATGGACAATTCCTCTATATCAACCCAAAATACAGGGACATCTTCGGCTACGACCTCAATGACATACCCGACGGGAAAACATGGTTCAAAAAGGCATATCCTGATGCAGCCTACCGACGCGGTGTCATATCAACATGGTTGGATGATCTGAACAGTGCCAGTTCCGGAGAGCAGCGGCCAAGGGTCTTTGATGTAACATGCAAAGGCGGGTCAACGAAGGTAATCAGTTTTATCCCTGTGCTCCTGGGGAACGGCGATAATATGATGGTGTGCGAGGATATTACCGAGCGGAAAAGACTGGAAACACAGCTTATGAACGCCCAGAAGATGGAAGCGATCGGCACCCTTTCGGGAGGTATTGCCCATGATTTTAACAACATTCTTATGGGCATTCAGGGGTATGCATCGCTTATGATGCTGGACATCAACGCAGAGCATCCGCACTATGAGCGGCTAAAGCGTATCGAAGAGCAGGTAAAAAGCGCAGCAGACCTGACCAGGCAACTGCTTGGTTTTGCAAGGGGCGGAAAATATGTGGTCAAACCGGTTAATATGAATGAACTGATTGAAAAGACCTCCACTATGTTCGGCAGAACCAAAAAGGAGGTTGCCATCCATCGCAAATACGAAAAGGACATATGGGTTGTGGAGGCGGACCAGGGCCAAATCGAACAGGTACTCCTCAACCTCTACCTCAATGCCTGGCAGGCTATGCCCGCAGGAGGAGACCTTTCCCTGGAAACAAAGAATATTATCGTTGGCGAGGATTATGTAAAACCTTATTCAATGATGCCAGGAAGGTATGTGCGTATATACGTCAGCGATGCCGGTGTAGGCATGGACGAGAAGACGAAAGAGAAAATCTTCGAACCCTTCTTCACCACAAAAGAGCTTGGCAGGGGTACCGGATTGGGTCTTGCAATGGTTTACGGCATTATAAAAAACCATAACGGTTTCATCGACGTCATTAGTGAACTCGGCAAGGGAACTACATTTGTACTCTGCTTCCCTGCATCAGAGAAGGATGTTGTGAAAGAAAAACCTGCGGCTCCGGAAATTATGAGAGGCACGGAGACAATCCTTCTCGTCGATGATGAGCCCGATGTCCTTGCCGTAAGCAAAGC encodes:
- a CDS encoding PAS domain S-box protein → MKYRYRFLFLFFLVCLCGYLFFAFYEEAKKTAIQELNARQMLHAQHAANDIEEFFARWIDRLTYLSEDEAIITLNDAGKKEMAIFLYAHKDRIKGVTRVDVRGRITYTVPYVKKSIGADISYQKHIREIMRTHKPVVSDVFSAVQGFDSVALHVPVFRGNRYDGSIAILINFQALAKRYLEDIRIGKTGYAWVISREGIELYCPVPGHMGKSVFENCKDFPTIITMTREMLKGNQGVTTYLFDMIMGQSVQTVKKHAVYMPIRMGNTFWSIVVASSEDEVLASLKDFRNRLLIIIGMLILSGTIFSYYGMKAWGIVQEEKGRRIVEGELRESERRLADIINFLPDATLAIDREGRIITWNKAIEEMTGFPAETMLGKGDYEYAIPFYGTRRPILINFVTTWDQNIEKQYAFIKKEGDTLFTETNVPCVRGLNRILWAKAGPLYDTHGNVVGAIESIRDITERKQAEEALFNEKEKLLILSENAPFGMALIDKNGQFLYINPKYRDIFGYDLNDIPDGKTWFKKAYPDAAYRRGVISTWLDDLNSASSGEQRPRVFDVTCKGGSTKVISFIPVLLGNGDNMMVCEDITERKRLETQLMNAQKMEAIGTLSGGIAHDFNNILMGIQGYASLMMLDINAEHPHYERLKRIEEQVKSAADLTRQLLGFARGGKYVVKPVNMNELIEKTSTMFGRTKKEVAIHRKYEKDIWVVEADQGQIEQVLLNLYLNAWQAMPAGGDLSLETKNIIVGEDYVKPYSMMPGRYVRIYVSDAGVGMDEKTKEKIFEPFFTTKELGRGTGLGLAMVYGIIKNHNGFIDVISELGKGTTFVLCFPASEKDVVKEKPAAPEIMRGTETILLVDDEPDVLAVSKAILESLGYSVYGVKNGEETITLYKEKKDGIDLIILDMIMPGLSGGETFDRIRELNPSARIILSSGYSLNDQAQQIMNKGCHGFIQKPFDIIQLSRKICEVLI